In Paenibacillus sp. BIC5C1, a genomic segment contains:
- a CDS encoding serine hydrolase, which yields MSSIINSFVHHIDEQQLNVHSVRVLQKGVTIGAWDRNSDVRRLQHSVSKSFTCMAIGLALDEGTLTLEAKLGDYFTSPTPASHLTAFPPADLTLYDLLRMSSGHDVPVLWAEERATLPEKDWAKYYMSLPLDRVPGETFTYSSADTFMISAMFQAASGQTVKDYLIPRLFEPLGISNVEWETSPLGITLGCAGLQLTNEELARFGQLLLQEGHWNGRQLIPAEWIRLATTQQIPTPGDGDWGQGYGYQFWRCSHNAYRADGANGQLCVVLPELESVVAINSDEQNMQAILDHVWSDIRPILEGNI from the coding sequence ATGTCGAGTATTATTAATTCTTTTGTTCATCATATAGATGAGCAGCAGTTAAACGTTCATTCTGTTCGGGTATTGCAGAAAGGGGTTACAATCGGAGCGTGGGATCGCAACAGTGATGTACGCCGCTTGCAACATTCAGTAAGCAAATCGTTTACTTGCATGGCGATTGGATTGGCTTTGGATGAGGGCACACTTACACTTGAAGCCAAACTCGGGGATTATTTCACATCACCAACACCTGCTTCACATTTAACAGCTTTCCCTCCTGCGGACCTCACCCTGTACGATTTGCTGCGAATGTCCTCGGGGCATGACGTACCTGTGTTGTGGGCAGAAGAGCGAGCCACCCTGCCTGAGAAAGATTGGGCGAAATATTACATGTCTCTTCCTTTGGACAGGGTTCCTGGTGAAACGTTTACATATAGTAGTGCAGATACGTTTATGATCTCCGCCATGTTCCAGGCTGCTTCTGGGCAGACCGTGAAGGACTACTTGATTCCGCGGCTATTCGAGCCACTGGGCATTTCGAATGTTGAGTGGGAAACTTCTCCCTTGGGCATTACATTGGGCTGTGCGGGCCTGCAGCTCACCAACGAGGAATTAGCCAGATTCGGCCAACTGTTGCTTCAGGAGGGCCACTGGAACGGCAGACAGCTCATTCCTGCGGAATGGATCCGGTTAGCGACAACACAACAGATACCTACACCAGGAGACGGCGACTGGGGACAAGGTTATGGATATCAATTCTGGAGATGTTCCCATAACGCTTACCGTGCTGATGGCGCCAATGGCCAACTATGCGTTGTCCTCCCGGAGCTGGAGTCTGTCGTTGCCATCAATAGCGATGAACAAAATATGCAAGCCATTCTTGACCATGTATGGTCGGATATACGACCTATTCTGGAGGGGAACATTTGA
- a CDS encoding alpha/beta hydrolase, whose protein sequence is MAHITIETGSPTLCMNTSIHVVSSDSGDTSGGTLYLLHGAGDNASTWQRLTTIEMYAQQYGCTIIMPEANRSYYTDMEYGLNYFHYITQELPEFCRRQLNLNTDPAKTFVAGLSMGGYGALKCALTYPDRYRKVVSLSGVTDIQTRLQDPEMPSGMIKEMKAVFGERLQVKPDQDLYALSAKLLKQGADLPDILSCCGDIDPFVDMNRKFAEYMQETDFKFQYVETPGTHEWRFWEQHLRTMFDFLYNDKTKVE, encoded by the coding sequence ATGGCGCATATAACGATCGAAACCGGATCGCCTACATTATGCATGAATACAAGCATACATGTAGTGTCCAGTGACTCCGGAGACACTTCAGGCGGTACGCTATATTTGCTGCATGGGGCAGGCGATAATGCAAGTACATGGCAACGATTGACTACAATTGAAATGTACGCGCAACAATATGGCTGTACCATCATTATGCCGGAAGCGAACCGAAGCTATTACACCGATATGGAATACGGCCTGAATTACTTCCATTACATCACTCAGGAGCTGCCTGAATTCTGCAGGCGTCAGCTCAATCTCAATACAGACCCGGCAAAGACTTTCGTCGCTGGTCTATCCATGGGTGGGTACGGTGCATTGAAATGTGCACTAACATATCCCGACAGGTACCGCAAGGTGGTGTCCTTATCAGGTGTAACTGATATTCAAACCCGGCTTCAAGATCCGGAGATGCCATCAGGCATGATCAAGGAAATGAAAGCGGTTTTTGGAGAACGGTTACAGGTAAAACCTGATCAGGACCTGTACGCACTGTCTGCCAAGCTGTTGAAGCAGGGTGCAGATTTACCCGATATTCTGAGTTGTTGTGGTGATATTGATCCGTTTGTGGATATGAATCGCAAATTCGCGGAATACATGCAGGAAACGGATTTTAAGTTTCAGTATGTGGAAACACCGGGTACCCATGAATGGAGATTCTGGGAGCAACACCTGAGAACAATGTTTGATTTTCTGTATAACGACAAGACCAAAGTAGAGTGA
- a CDS encoding ABC transporter permease, producing MKPAAEGPSKKLKGNLKGNSLWSEIWKHRMTYTLLIPGLVWLILFAYMPMGGLSLAFKDYKANLGIWGSPWSGFENFKYVFRDPTFIDAVWRTLYINILKLIIQFPFPIILALLLNELRMRRGKKWFQTVLTFPHFLSWIIVSGVVINVLAYDGLVNSALGLLGLPTINFLGSESNFVPMLLLTDIWKSSGWGAIIFLAAISGIDQDQYESAQIDGASRMQQMFRITLPNILPTITVMFILSVGGLMSSGFDQIFNLANAATKNVSEVLDVYIYRITFQSSTDFSFSTAVSLFRSLVNMVLLLLADRFAKWLGGDGLFR from the coding sequence TTGAAACCTGCAGCCGAAGGACCTAGCAAAAAGCTGAAGGGAAACTTGAAAGGCAATTCGCTCTGGAGTGAAATCTGGAAGCACAGAATGACGTACACCCTGCTTATTCCAGGACTCGTCTGGCTGATTCTGTTTGCCTACATGCCAATGGGTGGCCTGTCTCTTGCGTTTAAAGACTACAAGGCAAACCTGGGGATCTGGGGAAGCCCATGGAGCGGATTTGAAAATTTCAAATACGTTTTCCGGGATCCAACCTTTATTGACGCGGTATGGCGGACGCTGTACATCAATATTCTAAAACTGATTATTCAGTTCCCGTTCCCAATCATTCTGGCCCTGTTGCTGAATGAGTTGCGGATGCGCAGAGGGAAAAAGTGGTTCCAGACGGTTCTTACGTTCCCTCACTTCCTTTCATGGATCATCGTATCCGGGGTAGTCATTAACGTTCTGGCTTATGACGGACTGGTAAACAGCGCACTTGGTTTGCTTGGGTTGCCAACCATTAACTTCCTGGGTTCCGAGTCCAACTTTGTACCGATGCTGCTGTTGACGGATATTTGGAAATCAAGCGGATGGGGTGCAATTATCTTCCTGGCTGCCATTTCCGGTATCGATCAGGATCAGTATGAATCAGCACAGATTGACGGAGCATCCCGTATGCAGCAGATGTTCCGCATCACATTGCCAAACATTCTTCCTACAATCACCGTCATGTTCATCCTGTCGGTTGGTGGATTGATGTCTTCCGGTTTCGACCAGATCTTCAACTTGGCAAATGCCGCAACTAAAAATGTATCGGAAGTATTGGATGTATACATCTATCGGATTACGTTCCAGTCCTCAACGGACTTCTCATTCTCGACAGCGGTCAGCTTGTTCCGTTCCCTCGTGAATATGGTCTTGCTGCTTCTCGCAGACAGATTTGCCAAGTGGCTTGGCGGAGACGGTTTGTTCCGATAA
- a CDS encoding carbohydrate ABC transporter permease: protein MSKKANKKPRIGTEKMTFLDYIIFAILLVLALMILIPFWNVIMISFATQKEYADNPFLMFPKEWTLDSYKALFADGTILSGYKNTIILLVIGLPLSLFLTTSMAYGLSRNKFPFKKFLFFLVLFTMIFNGGIVPLYLIMKSLHLTGTLWSVILAGSFSAFNMILMMNYFYTLPESLMESARLDGAGEWRILFSVVLPLATPIMATITLFYGVAYWNSWYDAMIFLRKADQLPLQNVLRNIIVTSQTNASNASSVDAAQASNFSMGMKMAAVFVTMVPIMCFFPMLQKHFAKGVLTGAIKT from the coding sequence ATGAGTAAGAAAGCTAACAAAAAGCCGAGAATTGGAACAGAAAAAATGACATTTCTCGATTACATTATTTTCGCCATTTTACTTGTGCTTGCTCTGATGATTCTGATTCCGTTCTGGAATGTCATCATGATCTCGTTTGCAACACAAAAAGAATATGCTGACAATCCATTTTTGATGTTCCCTAAAGAATGGACATTGGATTCCTATAAGGCGTTGTTCGCTGACGGAACGATTCTGTCGGGGTACAAAAATACAATTATTTTGCTAGTCATCGGCTTGCCACTCAGCTTGTTCCTGACAACAAGCATGGCATATGGCCTTAGTCGCAACAAATTTCCGTTCAAGAAATTTCTCTTTTTCCTAGTACTGTTCACCATGATCTTTAATGGTGGTATCGTACCGCTGTACCTGATCATGAAATCACTTCACCTTACAGGTACGCTGTGGTCCGTTATCCTGGCGGGAAGCTTCAGTGCGTTCAACATGATTCTGATGATGAACTACTTCTATACCTTGCCTGAATCGCTGATGGAATCGGCGAGATTGGATGGAGCAGGAGAGTGGAGAATTCTGTTCTCGGTAGTTCTGCCATTGGCTACACCAATTATGGCTACAATCACGTTGTTCTACGGTGTGGCGTACTGGAACAGTTGGTATGATGCGATGATATTCCTTCGAAAAGCGGATCAGTTGCCGCTCCAGAATGTACTCAGAAACATTATCGTTACATCCCAGACGAACGCATCCAATGCATCCAGTGTGGATGCTGCCCAAGCAAGCAATTTCTCAATGGGTATGAAGATGGCGGCAGTATTTGTCACCATGGTACCAATTATGTGTTTCTTCCCAATGCTGCAAAAACACTTTGCCAAAGGGGTATTAACAGGGGCTATCAAGACCTGA
- a CDS encoding ABC transporter substrate-binding protein, translated as MKTNKKLSVRALFAITLSVVMLMVTACSSQGASGGNEKDAEGNYKDNLTISVANLTEIKNGNLDNDFHKFWTDKFNVTWDYNYIDWDSWGEKLRLWINSGDLPDVAVWNYVHGDAMNSIDQGLFYKFPDDWKERWPNVAAAYKLTGLGDKLEELTGGTYVLPRPIYFENKPADPLTNQIGVIALRKDWAEAVGFELKDAYTTTELNEYAELVKEKDPGKVGNKLVPLSYNAADAMTNIIMPNSVHAMTDTPFYKGEDGQFHWGPADPETLTGLKLMQKAYKDGLLNPEFYTWKNNEGQNNFKVTGTAAVTSLGGLASYRQGLDSDMRKNLGVDSDELVHTAIVVGDDGKYRNMEQANFWSALIFNPDISDEKFERIMDLIDYSTTKEGQLLINMGFEGTDWKYDENKELVSLLPEGTVLEDKYPARFEGLYLLGDDFSVVNPAIKKDYRDRAVKLFEEKAKLGTEGQSLATYDWDVNLYDSKAKSQASFDYQNEYANLILKSGDLEANWKEWVNSKMSLVQPYLDELNKEFK; from the coding sequence ATGAAAACGAACAAAAAGTTGTCAGTAAGAGCTCTCTTTGCCATCACGCTTAGTGTAGTTATGCTGATGGTGACCGCTTGTTCCAGCCAAGGAGCTTCAGGTGGTAACGAAAAAGATGCAGAGGGAAATTACAAAGATAACCTGACCATCTCTGTAGCTAACCTGACAGAAATTAAAAACGGGAACTTGGATAATGACTTCCACAAGTTCTGGACAGACAAGTTCAATGTAACATGGGATTACAACTATATCGATTGGGATTCATGGGGCGAGAAGCTTCGTCTGTGGATCAACTCTGGTGATTTGCCGGATGTAGCAGTATGGAACTATGTGCATGGCGATGCCATGAACAGTATTGATCAAGGTCTGTTCTACAAATTCCCGGATGACTGGAAAGAACGCTGGCCTAACGTGGCAGCAGCCTACAAGTTGACCGGTCTTGGGGACAAGCTGGAAGAACTGACGGGTGGAACATACGTCCTGCCAAGACCAATCTATTTTGAGAACAAACCTGCTGACCCATTGACGAACCAAATTGGTGTCATTGCGCTTCGTAAAGACTGGGCTGAAGCGGTTGGTTTCGAACTGAAAGATGCATATACAACAACTGAATTGAATGAATACGCTGAGCTTGTGAAAGAAAAAGATCCAGGCAAAGTGGGCAACAAACTTGTACCTCTGTCCTATAATGCGGCAGATGCTATGACGAATATCATTATGCCGAACAGTGTGCATGCCATGACCGACACGCCGTTCTACAAAGGTGAAGATGGTCAGTTCCACTGGGGACCAGCCGATCCTGAAACTCTGACAGGACTTAAATTGATGCAAAAAGCCTACAAAGATGGTTTGCTCAATCCTGAGTTCTACACATGGAAAAACAATGAAGGTCAAAACAACTTCAAAGTAACAGGTACAGCTGCAGTAACAAGTCTGGGCGGACTGGCTTCGTACAGACAAGGTCTGGATTCCGATATGAGAAAGAATCTGGGTGTAGATAGTGATGAACTGGTACACACAGCAATCGTAGTGGGCGACGACGGAAAATACCGTAACATGGAGCAAGCCAACTTCTGGTCTGCATTGATCTTCAATCCAGACATCAGTGACGAGAAATTCGAACGGATCATGGATCTGATCGACTACTCGACTACCAAAGAAGGACAATTGCTGATCAACATGGGCTTCGAAGGAACAGATTGGAAATATGATGAAAACAAAGAACTGGTTAGCTTGCTGCCAGAAGGAACTGTTCTGGAAGACAAATACCCAGCACGTTTCGAAGGTCTGTATCTTCTGGGTGACGACTTCAGTGTTGTAAACCCTGCAATTAAAAAGGATTATCGTGATAGAGCTGTGAAACTGTTCGAGGAAAAAGCAAAACTCGGTACAGAAGGTCAATCACTCGCAACATACGACTGGGATGTTAACCTGTACGATTCCAAAGCTAAAAGTCAGGCTTCATTCGACTACCAGAATGAATATGCCAACTTGATCCTCAAAAGTGGAGATCTTGAAGCGAACTGGAAAGAATGGGTAAACAGCAAAATGTCCCTGGTTCAACCTTATCTGGATGAACTGAACAAAGAATTCAAGTAA
- a CDS encoding glycoside hydrolase family 3 N-terminal domain-containing protein yields MNNEQLLDLVKQMTLEEKTAQLLQLTANFYEGTSVEGQITGPMEEMGITEQSVDASGSILGLSGAQAIIDVQQAYLKKSRLGIPLLFMADVVHGFKTIFPIPLAIGCSWDTELAEKSAEIAARESAVSGLHVTFAPMVDLVRDPRWGRVMETTGEDPYLNSLFSAAFVRGYQGDSLKDEPDRLAACVKHFAAYGAAEGGRDYNTVDMSEHNLREYYLPAYKAALDAGVEMVMASFNTVEGIPASGNEKLMRDILRDEWGFDGVLISDWASIREMIAHGAAEDDREAAYRAIRAGVDIEMMTPCYVHHLPELIKNGEVEETLIDEAVLRILQLKEKLGLFDNPLRAADPEREREIVFSKEHRQVSYELATKSAVLLKNDNDVLPLKPDANVALIGPFAQSEDILGWWSCEGVKEDAVKLGTALQERLTAGKVHVAQGSNVHTITAEQIAEALEVASKADLIVLALGEDSEMSGEGGSRTDIRLPAAQLELVKQLKTAGKPIASVIFNGRPLDLHGVFEESDAVLEAWFPGSEGGAAIADVLTGVVNPSARLTMSFPQSVGQIPVYYNHFNTGRPLNPQKTEERYVSKYIDSPNDPLLPFGYGLSYTSFEYGDLEVSSNEMTADQPLTVQVRVTNDGERAGVETVQLYVRDVTGEVVRPMRELKGYVKLSLAPGESGTATFTLSEEQLRYHHSDLSHRSDKGTFHIFVGPNSRDTLESTFKLV; encoded by the coding sequence ATGAATAACGAGCAGTTGCTAGACCTTGTAAAACAAATGACCTTGGAAGAAAAAACGGCCCAGCTGCTTCAGCTGACCGCTAACTTTTATGAAGGAACCAGTGTTGAAGGTCAGATCACAGGTCCAATGGAAGAGATGGGAATCACGGAGCAGTCCGTGGATGCCAGTGGCTCCATTCTGGGATTGTCCGGTGCACAGGCCATTATTGATGTACAGCAAGCTTACCTGAAAAAAAGCCGTCTCGGCATTCCGCTCCTGTTCATGGCGGACGTTGTGCATGGTTTTAAAACCATTTTCCCCATCCCGCTTGCCATTGGCTGTTCATGGGACACTGAATTGGCAGAGAAAAGTGCTGAGATTGCAGCACGTGAATCCGCCGTATCTGGCCTCCATGTTACTTTTGCACCGATGGTCGATCTCGTTCGTGATCCGCGCTGGGGTCGTGTAATGGAGACAACAGGAGAAGATCCTTATTTGAACAGTCTGTTCTCTGCGGCGTTTGTACGTGGCTATCAGGGCGACAGTTTGAAGGATGAGCCGGATCGTCTGGCGGCTTGTGTAAAGCACTTTGCAGCATATGGAGCAGCAGAAGGTGGTCGTGATTACAACACGGTCGACATGTCTGAACACAACTTGCGTGAGTACTATTTACCGGCTTACAAGGCAGCACTGGATGCAGGCGTAGAAATGGTTATGGCTTCATTCAATACCGTAGAGGGTATTCCAGCGAGCGGAAATGAGAAGCTCATGCGTGACATTTTGCGTGACGAGTGGGGATTTGATGGTGTTTTGATCTCGGATTGGGCTTCCATTCGCGAGATGATTGCTCATGGCGCAGCTGAAGATGATCGTGAAGCTGCATACCGCGCCATTCGTGCAGGAGTGGACATCGAGATGATGACACCTTGTTATGTCCATCATCTGCCAGAGTTGATCAAGAACGGGGAAGTGGAAGAAACGCTCATTGATGAAGCGGTGCTGCGTATTTTGCAACTGAAAGAAAAGCTGGGATTGTTCGACAATCCTCTGCGTGCAGCTGATCCGGAGCGTGAGCGTGAGATTGTGTTCTCGAAAGAGCATCGTCAGGTATCGTATGAGCTTGCAACCAAATCGGCTGTATTGTTGAAAAACGATAATGACGTTCTTCCGCTGAAGCCAGATGCCAATGTAGCGTTAATTGGACCTTTTGCTCAAAGTGAAGACATTCTCGGATGGTGGTCCTGTGAAGGTGTTAAAGAAGATGCCGTTAAACTCGGAACTGCTTTGCAGGAACGTCTTACTGCCGGGAAAGTTCATGTGGCTCAAGGTAGCAACGTTCACACAATCACCGCTGAACAGATTGCTGAAGCGCTTGAAGTAGCAAGCAAAGCTGATCTGATCGTGCTTGCACTTGGTGAAGATTCCGAAATGAGTGGTGAAGGTGGATCGCGTACAGATATTCGTTTGCCGGCAGCTCAACTGGAATTGGTCAAACAGCTCAAAACAGCGGGTAAACCAATCGCCAGCGTTATTTTCAACGGTCGCCCTCTGGACTTACATGGTGTATTTGAAGAATCCGATGCTGTGCTTGAAGCGTGGTTCCCGGGCAGTGAGGGTGGAGCGGCTATTGCTGATGTATTGACAGGTGTGGTGAATCCATCTGCGCGTCTAACGATGTCCTTCCCTCAATCTGTAGGTCAGATACCGGTATATTACAATCATTTTAATACAGGACGTCCACTCAATCCGCAAAAGACGGAAGAGCGTTATGTTTCCAAATATATTGATAGTCCGAATGATCCGCTGCTTCCGTTTGGCTACGGCTTGTCATACACTTCGTTTGAGTATGGTGACCTGGAAGTATCAAGCAATGAAATGACAGCTGATCAACCTCTGACGGTCCAAGTGCGTGTAACCAATGATGGCGAGCGTGCTGGCGTGGAGACGGTTCAGTTGTATGTACGTGATGTCACTGGTGAAGTTGTGCGTCCAATGCGTGAGCTGAAAGGTTATGTTAAGCTGTCACTCGCACCGGGTGAAAGTGGTACGGCTACATTTACATTAAGCGAAGAACAGCTTCGTTATCATCATTCCGATTTGAGTCATCGCAGTGATAAAGGAACGTTCCACATCTTCGTAGGGCCGAATAGCCGCGATACATTGGAAAGCACGTTCAAGCTGGTGTAA
- a CDS encoding GH36-type glycosyl hydrolase domain-containing protein, whose product MKTMNKSQINVQSGDLCFTFWESGDLFKAVSGTTMINQWMASPVDGSMNNLYLRFHSDSGIRFVPMLGIHSDSQVSTDGSRMVWTGTAEGVGYQVVFAPTAPGVWFWDVTVNGNGEEVDVVYGQDVGNADQGAVRSNEAYLSQYIDHAVFEDAKLGYIVASRQNQPQGGAFPYLQQGSLTRAAGYSTDGFQFFGLSYKETNVPESLSKPTLANEVYQYEFAYTALQSEKVVLSGEARFVFYGLFQANHPEAVKELEYQNVVKQAWDEYEAKRQEDAHTVQAVSNVFPKVSLHRVIGEPLPTLSMTEEEVNSRFPASKRHQEERADGELLAFFTDTYEHIVLKEKEMRVERPHGHILMSGNNVKLGQNVITTSSYMYGIFNSHVVVGNTNFNKMMSNARSALNIPKSSGQRIYVEVEGIFHLLTMPSLFEMGFNYVRWYYKTAEDTLIITNYTTLDTPEVHLHVKSEKGKAYRYLITNQITMNVNEYELPVHVSEQNGELSFKADHSSLSAKVYPNLEYRMRVSGAGVKVGDETELASGVNAGDDSLTILRLDSSAEWTLTIQGLLEGGQAASSTRSFEEEVAAYRAFYAEVMNGFHLSQPQKQGADELFKVNALAWWYTHNMLVHYSVPHGLEQYGGAAWGTRDVCQGPVEYFMATQKYEQVRDILKTVYSHQYEDDGNWPQWFMFDRYFKVQQEESHGDIIVWPLKVLSDYLIATKDYSILNEEVPYTVKHGFDFTDQTASVLEHAQKELEYIRSHFLHDTFLSSYGDGDWDDTLQPANAQLKQYMVSSWTVALTYQTLKQLSRALAPVKPELSSELNDMAAGVKRDFSKYMLDTDVIPGFVYMEDPAQAKRMLHPDDSETGIQYRLLPMTRSMIAELLEPEQAQSHYELIKDKLYCPDGVRLMNRPAQYDGGVSTHFKRAEQASNFGREVGLQYVHAHIRYIEAMAKLGNPDEVWNGLGIINPVGIQEAVPNADLRQSNAYFSSSDGKFNNRYAAQEQFDKLRTGDVQVKGGWRIYSSGPGIYMNQLISNALGIRQEEEDLILDPVLPVSLDGLHFDFQFAGKKVTFVYHLSGEAVQRIVLNGKELDTTRLQQPYRLGGLRISRKELEQSLSENNVIEIYS is encoded by the coding sequence ATGAAGACCATGAATAAATCTCAAATCAACGTGCAATCCGGCGATCTGTGCTTTACGTTCTGGGAAAGCGGTGATTTGTTCAAGGCTGTAAGTGGAACAACGATGATTAATCAGTGGATGGCTAGTCCAGTGGACGGCTCAATGAACAATCTGTACTTGCGTTTTCATAGTGATTCCGGTATTCGTTTTGTGCCAATGCTTGGCATTCACTCCGACAGCCAGGTAAGCACCGACGGCAGTCGTATGGTATGGACAGGTACCGCTGAGGGCGTAGGCTATCAGGTTGTATTTGCTCCAACAGCACCAGGTGTATGGTTCTGGGATGTAACCGTAAACGGTAATGGAGAAGAGGTCGACGTGGTCTATGGTCAGGATGTCGGCAATGCGGATCAAGGTGCGGTACGTAGCAATGAGGCTTACTTGTCGCAATACATCGACCATGCTGTATTTGAGGATGCGAAGCTGGGATATATCGTAGCTTCACGGCAGAATCAACCGCAGGGCGGGGCTTTTCCTTATCTTCAACAGGGTTCATTAACCCGTGCAGCAGGCTATTCCACAGATGGATTTCAGTTCTTTGGTTTGAGTTACAAGGAAACGAATGTCCCTGAAAGTCTGAGCAAGCCAACACTTGCGAATGAAGTGTACCAGTATGAATTTGCATACACAGCTCTGCAGTCCGAAAAAGTGGTGTTGAGTGGTGAAGCTCGTTTTGTGTTCTATGGACTCTTTCAGGCTAACCACCCTGAAGCGGTGAAGGAACTCGAATACCAGAATGTTGTCAAACAGGCTTGGGACGAGTACGAAGCGAAGCGTCAAGAGGATGCACACACGGTACAGGCAGTATCCAACGTATTTCCAAAAGTATCTCTCCATCGGGTAATCGGTGAACCCTTGCCTACTTTATCGATGACCGAAGAAGAAGTGAACTCCCGCTTCCCGGCTTCGAAGAGACATCAGGAAGAGCGCGCGGATGGCGAATTGCTGGCGTTCTTTACAGATACCTATGAGCATATTGTGCTGAAGGAAAAGGAAATGCGCGTGGAACGTCCGCATGGACACATTCTGATGAGTGGCAACAATGTGAAGCTGGGTCAGAACGTAATCACTACGTCTTCCTATATGTATGGTATTTTCAATTCCCATGTGGTTGTTGGAAATACGAACTTCAATAAAATGATGAGCAACGCACGTAGTGCACTCAACATACCCAAATCATCCGGTCAGCGGATCTACGTCGAGGTTGAGGGAATCTTCCACCTACTCACGATGCCTTCCCTGTTTGAAATGGGCTTCAACTATGTTCGCTGGTATTACAAAACAGCTGAGGATACGCTGATCATCACAAATTATACAACTCTGGATACGCCTGAAGTACATCTTCATGTGAAGTCGGAAAAAGGAAAAGCTTATAGATACCTAATTACCAATCAGATTACGATGAATGTGAATGAATATGAACTGCCTGTTCATGTTTCCGAGCAGAATGGTGAACTGAGCTTCAAGGCAGATCACAGTTCCCTTAGTGCCAAAGTGTATCCGAATCTGGAGTACCGCATGCGGGTAAGCGGAGCAGGAGTGAAGGTTGGTGATGAGACTGAACTGGCTAGTGGAGTAAACGCAGGCGACGACTCACTCACGATTTTACGGCTGGACAGCAGCGCTGAATGGACATTGACCATTCAAGGTCTGTTGGAAGGTGGACAGGCTGCATCATCGACACGCAGCTTTGAAGAGGAAGTGGCCGCTTATCGCGCCTTCTATGCAGAAGTGATGAATGGTTTCCATTTGTCCCAACCTCAGAAGCAAGGAGCAGACGAGTTGTTCAAAGTGAATGCTCTAGCATGGTGGTACACTCACAATATGCTGGTGCATTACTCTGTTCCTCACGGATTGGAACAATATGGCGGTGCAGCTTGGGGAACACGCGATGTCTGCCAGGGTCCGGTCGAATACTTTATGGCTACACAAAAGTATGAGCAGGTTCGCGATATTCTGAAGACAGTTTACTCGCATCAGTATGAGGATGACGGCAACTGGCCGCAATGGTTTATGTTCGATCGTTATTTCAAAGTTCAACAGGAAGAAAGCCATGGTGACATTATTGTTTGGCCTCTTAAAGTGTTAAGTGATTATCTGATTGCTACCAAGGATTATTCGATTCTGAATGAGGAAGTACCTTATACCGTAAAACATGGTTTTGATTTTACGGATCAGACAGCCAGCGTGCTGGAGCATGCCCAGAAAGAGCTGGAGTATATCCGCAGCCATTTCCTGCATGATACATTCCTCTCTTCATATGGTGACGGGGACTGGGACGATACATTACAGCCTGCCAATGCTCAATTGAAGCAATATATGGTCAGCAGCTGGACTGTGGCGCTCACTTATCAAACGTTGAAGCAGCTATCCAGAGCGCTTGCGCCAGTGAAACCGGAGCTCTCATCCGAGTTAAATGACATGGCAGCGGGTGTGAAAAGGGACTTCAGCAAGTATATGCTGGATACCGATGTGATTCCCGGCTTTGTATATATGGAAGATCCGGCACAAGCGAAGCGCATGCTGCATCCGGATGACAGTGAGACAGGTATTCAATACCGTTTGCTGCCGATGACACGCAGCATGATTGCCGAGTTGCTGGAGCCTGAGCAAGCGCAATCTCATTATGAATTGATTAAGGACAAGCTGTACTGTCCGGATGGTGTCAGATTGATGAATCGTCCAGCACAGTATGATGGCGGCGTCAGCACTCATTTCAAACGTGCAGAGCAGGCGTCCAACTTCGGACGTGAAGTGGGCTTGCAATATGTTCATGCTCACATCCGCTATATTGAAGCCATGGCGAAGCTAGGCAACCCGGATGAGGTCTGGAATGGCCTGGGTATTATCAATCCAGTGGGTATTCAGGAAGCTGTTCCTAACGCAGATTTGCGTCAAAGTAATGCCTACTTCAGCAGCTCTGACGGGAAATTCAATAACCGTTACGCAGCGCAGGAACAGTTTGATAAACTTCGCACCGGAGATGTGCAGGTGAAGGGCGGCTGGAGAATCTACTCCAGTGGACCGGGAATCTACATGAATCAGCTCATTTCGAACGCTCTGGGTATTCGTCAGGAGGAAGAAGATCTGATTCTGGACCCTGTGTTACCTGTCAGCTTGGATGGTTTGCATTTTGATTTCCAATTTGCCGGCAAAAAAGTTACCTTCGTCTATCATCTCAGCGGAGAGGCCGTACAACGTATTGTGCTGAATGGCAAGGAACTGGATACAACTAGGCTGCAACAACCTTATCGTCTTGGTGGACTGCGTATTTCGCGTAAGGAGCTTGAACAGAGCCTGAGCGAAAATAACGTGATTGAGATTTACAGTTAA